One stretch of Streptomyces hygroscopicus DNA includes these proteins:
- a CDS encoding integrase: MQQARNLTADLGIRIDSLHFVLRDRDGKYGEAFDAVFQAEEMEILNSAPQAPRMNAHCERMIGSIRSEALDHVLIMNEAHARHVLAAYERHYNEHRPHQARNQLPPDAHEQPAAAHSLSIGKVLRTRILGGLINEYRYVA; encoded by the coding sequence GTGCAGCAGGCGCGGAATCTCACCGCCGACTTGGGCATACGCATCGACTCCCTGCACTTCGTGTTACGCGACCGCGATGGCAAGTACGGCGAAGCCTTCGACGCCGTCTTCCAGGCCGAGGAGATGGAGATTCTCAACAGTGCGCCACAGGCTCCCCGTATGAACGCGCACTGCGAACGCATGATCGGCAGCATCCGAAGCGAAGCCCTCGACCACGTCCTCATCATGAACGAGGCCCACGCCCGCCATGTCCTCGCGGCCTACGAGCGGCACTACAACGAACACCGACCCCACCAGGCCCGCAACCAGCTACCACCCGACGCCCACGAACAACCCGCTGCGGCGCATAGCCTCAGCATCGGCAAAGTCCTGCGCACCCGGATCCTCGGCGGCCTCATCAATGAGTACAGATATGTTGCATGA
- a CDS encoding AfsR family transcriptional regulator — MDRIWDGEPPRTALDTLHSYLSRLRRRLRRAVGDLVQVERPSPGLYQLRVDPEDIDLLRFQQLRTDAGAATACGQTDLAVGLLRTAESLWRGEPLAEFSSAWAMSTRTRLIEEYRRVREERIRVELELGHHADLIGELHELTSQNPLAQKLIYFLMLALHRSGRPDEALALYRTTRQHLRDRLGIEPGPDLRELHQRILKQDRTLVDIQSDTALPPNNLPRATRDFTGRTSELRILLAEPASPDSTITPLPLTVVHGMPGIGKTALAIRAAHGLLMSYPDGQFYVNLHAYSSQTSYDPAEALGVLLQATGLSGDLPNSLDERAAKWRQWTARRRVLVILDNARDAAQVIPLLPGASTCRVIVTCRNRLAGLDGASSLFLDVLSEAEAAALFTRIAGPARLSVDAAALGRVVAACACHPLAIQLLASRFRHRDSWDLNHLLDRLTQAADPLDEFDDAVASAFRFSYTELSGPAQQLFRFLALHSGPDITLHAAIALTGLKGVQLRKNLEELLDSHMLDEPVRDRYRFHDLTRAFAFQICSQTEPESTRRQAVDRLLRYYLTAAHRADQLAHPNRRSLPLGSERESSYAPQFGNADEATVWLALERANLLAAARTSAAEAPRFAALFPHVLAMSLKLWGTWSIAAELYDAAMPALRIEGDKAALARTLVERAEVLAQRKHQEARSCTAEALALFQALNDPSGCADALLQSGRAHLAGGYGDMALDALDQALDLYLTVGDRLGEGECLNVQGAALHYAGRYKEAAHKVRAMLSIHEELQDESGQVRALNNMGELYYRQGRYEDARDYYERSLALAQQCGGRQELAILDTNLGAVYQATGQTVRALACLQRALDSHRAGSDSLGEANVLISMGTAYAETGRKREALLHFSMAEEVARSIDNSYERQRALIGVANVQRESGQLDSALTVFRQALHVAQDAGFPLGSAQALAGLAQTALSSNNLEMARHYGEQAITVYRSLEADAEAEGVQSLLAGQGLTGS; from the coding sequence ATGGACCGCATCTGGGACGGCGAGCCGCCCCGGACAGCCTTGGACACTCTGCACAGCTACCTGTCCCGGCTACGCAGACGGCTACGAAGGGCAGTCGGAGACCTGGTTCAGGTGGAACGGCCCTCCCCCGGGCTGTATCAGCTCCGGGTCGACCCGGAGGATATCGACCTGCTGCGCTTCCAACAGCTCCGCACGGACGCAGGCGCAGCAACTGCGTGCGGTCAGACGGATCTGGCCGTTGGTCTACTGCGTACTGCCGAATCTCTCTGGCGAGGCGAACCATTAGCAGAGTTTTCCAGTGCCTGGGCCATGTCGACGCGCACCCGGCTGATCGAGGAATACCGTCGTGTTCGGGAGGAACGGATCCGGGTGGAACTCGAGTTAGGACATCACGCAGATCTCATAGGTGAGCTGCATGAGCTCACCTCGCAGAATCCGCTTGCTCAGAAGCTGATTTATTTCCTTATGTTAGCGCTCCATCGCTCCGGACGGCCCGATGAGGCACTTGCCCTCTACCGGACCACACGCCAACACCTCCGGGACAGACTAGGGATCGAGCCCGGACCCGATCTTCGAGAACTCCATCAGCGCATCCTCAAACAAGACCGTACACTGGTGGATATCCAATCCGATACCGCGCTGCCCCCCAACAACCTTCCTCGCGCAACCCGAGACTTCACTGGACGTACCAGCGAACTCCGCATCTTGCTTGCAGAGCCGGCCTCACCGGACAGCACAATAACGCCCTTGCCGCTCACCGTCGTCCACGGTATGCCAGGCATCGGCAAGACCGCCCTGGCTATTCGCGCCGCGCACGGGCTACTTATGTCCTATCCTGACGGCCAGTTCTACGTGAACTTACACGCCTACAGTAGCCAGACGTCCTACGACCCCGCAGAAGCACTCGGGGTTCTACTCCAGGCAACCGGATTGTCAGGGGACCTGCCTAATTCGCTCGACGAGCGCGCGGCCAAATGGCGGCAGTGGACGGCTCGGCGTCGTGTGCTGGTGATCCTGGACAACGCCCGTGATGCTGCTCAAGTCATCCCTCTACTGCCTGGTGCCTCCACCTGCCGTGTGATCGTAACCTGCCGGAACCGACTCGCAGGACTGGACGGTGCCTCATCCCTCTTCCTGGACGTGCTGTCCGAGGCAGAGGCAGCCGCGCTCTTCACCCGGATCGCAGGTCCTGCTCGGTTGTCCGTCGACGCCGCAGCCTTGGGACGTGTCGTAGCTGCATGTGCTTGTCATCCCCTCGCCATTCAGCTGCTCGCTAGCCGCTTTCGGCATCGCGACTCCTGGGACCTTAACCATCTCCTCGATCGACTCACCCAGGCGGCCGACCCGCTGGACGAGTTCGACGATGCCGTCGCATCGGCTTTCCGGTTCTCCTATACAGAGCTGAGCGGTCCAGCGCAACAACTGTTCCGCTTCCTTGCGCTGCACTCAGGCCCCGATATCACCCTTCATGCAGCAATCGCACTCACAGGACTGAAGGGTGTGCAGTTGCGTAAGAACTTGGAGGAGCTTTTGGACAGCCACATGCTCGACGAGCCGGTACGAGACCGCTACAGGTTCCATGACCTCACCCGCGCCTTTGCCTTCCAGATCTGTTCCCAGACGGAACCAGAGTCCACTCGTCGGCAAGCGGTCGACCGGCTCCTCCGCTACTATCTTACCGCCGCACACCGTGCCGATCAGCTCGCTCACCCAAACCGTCGCAGCCTGCCCTTAGGGTCGGAGCGGGAATCCTCATATGCGCCCCAATTCGGCAACGCGGACGAAGCGACAGTGTGGCTCGCCTTGGAACGCGCCAATCTCCTAGCGGCCGCCCGCACATCAGCTGCTGAGGCTCCGAGATTCGCAGCACTCTTCCCCCACGTACTTGCCATGTCACTCAAGTTGTGGGGCACCTGGAGCATCGCGGCCGAACTCTATGACGCAGCAATGCCCGCCCTCCGCATAGAGGGCGACAAGGCAGCTCTGGCCCGAACCCTGGTGGAACGTGCGGAGGTTCTCGCCCAAAGAAAGCACCAGGAGGCCCGGAGCTGCACTGCCGAGGCCCTAGCTCTCTTTCAGGCGCTCAACGATCCAAGCGGCTGCGCCGACGCTCTCCTGCAGTCAGGCCGCGCCCACCTGGCGGGGGGCTATGGCGATATGGCCTTGGATGCACTCGACCAGGCACTGGATCTGTACCTGACGGTTGGTGATCGGTTAGGAGAAGGAGAATGCCTTAATGTTCAAGGAGCGGCACTGCATTACGCCGGCCGCTATAAGGAAGCAGCCCATAAGGTCCGGGCCATGCTTAGCATTCATGAAGAACTCCAGGATGAGTCCGGCCAGGTACGGGCCCTAAATAATATGGGGGAGCTCTACTATCGCCAAGGACGCTACGAGGACGCCCGTGACTACTACGAACGGTCCCTTGCACTCGCTCAGCAGTGTGGCGGCCGCCAGGAACTCGCCATCTTGGACACAAATTTGGGTGCAGTCTATCAAGCAACTGGTCAGACGGTTCGAGCACTTGCCTGCTTGCAACGAGCTCTCGACAGCCACCGGGCTGGCAGCGACTCTCTGGGAGAAGCAAATGTACTGATTAGCATGGGCACGGCTTACGCGGAAACTGGACGAAAGCGCGAGGCCCTACTGCACTTCAGCATGGCGGAAGAAGTAGCCCGCAGCATCGACAACTCCTATGAGAGACAGCGGGCGCTGATAGGTGTAGCTAATGTTCAGCGCGAATCGGGACAGCTTGACAGCGCACTGACGGTTTTCAGGCAAGCGTTGCATGTGGCCCAGGACGCTGGCTTCCCTCTCGGCTCCGCGCAGGCACTCGCGGGACTCGCACAAACCGCCCTATCTTCTAACAATCTCGAAATGGCACGTCACTACGGCGAGCAGGCAATCACTGTCTATAGAAGCCTTGAAGCGGACGCGGAGGCGGAGGGGGTTCAATCCCTCCTTGCAGGCCAGGGATTGACCGGCTCCTGA